One Spirochaetota bacterium genomic window, TCTGCTTTTCCTCTCCTTTTTCGCCCTTTACCAGTCCTATGGCATAGAGGAAGTCCTTGCCCTCCGACAGGTTTATCTCGCCCTTTTTGCCCGAGGTTTTGGATTCGAGCGTGAGCACATGCCTGTTTTCAGTGGTATTGATGTACGAGGTGGAGACGATGTCGGATGCGGCCTCGTCGATCTGCTCCTGCAGCGCCTTGAGCGTACCGCCCCGGAACCGCACGATTTTGGACACGCCGTTGATCTCTATCTTGAATTTCCCTTCGGGAAACCGCTGGTCGTCCGCTATGGAATCGGTGGAAAGCCGGTGTGTCGAGGCCAGCTCGAGCACCTCGAGCCTTCGCACTCCCTTTTCGGCGTACCTGTTGGCCGTGGCGTCGATAACGCCCGGATTGGATGACAGCGCCAACTTGTCGGCATAGGACGCCCTGTGGCCGTAAAGATCCCTTGCGGCCGCGTTAACGGCATTCACCCTGGCCTTGAGCTCCTCCAGGGCCTCTTTGCGCCTGCTAAAGGTGGTCTTCTCGTCCTCCCACTGACGTATGGGACGGGCTTCCACCTCTACAAGCTTTTTTATTATATCGTCGGTATTGAGACCGGAGGCCATGCCCCCAAAAGTGACCGGCATATACTACCTCGTCCGGACCGCCCGCCCCCCCGAGGATGCACGGGCCGCCCGCAGTAATAAGCGACTCTACAAAGGTACCGGAAATGGTATAATCATTCAATATATTATCGGCATAAACGCGACATAACATTATACCATTGCCGCCGGTCATAAATCCCGCTACCGCGATTCGTCAACGAACATGCCGATGAAATCGTGCATGTGTTTGAGAAGCTGCCTAAGCTCCCTGGGCGGGATCTCCCGCACCGTCTCGTTGGTCCGGCTGTCCTGGATCTTCATCACGATCCGCTGTGTGTCATCGTCCACCGAGAAGGCGATCTTCCTGTCCATGGATCTGGTCGCCGAATTGAGCATGGAAGCCAGGCTGTCGGCGTTTTCCCTGCTGAGAGGGGGGCTGCCCCCGTCGTCTTCCCGCACCTTATTGTGCGCCTGGCCGGCCTGTTCCTTCAGTCCGGCTATCTTTGTTTGTCCGGTGTTTACCGGCATGACTCTGTTAATATCCATCGTTTCCTCCTTGATATGGCTCGCCGCTTGAAAAGCGGGCCGCGGCCATTTTCCCCCGTCCTACCTCCCTGTTAGGGCGAAAAAGGGAACCTGCTCCGGCCTCCCAACCGGAGCGGGATGAAACAGACTGCACTGCGTAGCCCGTCTCAGTTTTAATAAGGACCCTCACTGGAGCAGTTGCAGTATAAGCTGAGGCTTTTGATTCGCCTGAGCCAGCATCGCAGTACCACTCTTCACGAGGATCTGGTTCTTTGTGAACTCAACCATTTCCGAGGCCATGTCCGCGTCCCGTATCCGGGAATCGGCAGCGAGCATGTTTTCGTAATTCCGCGACAGGGCGCTGATGGTGTTCTCCATCCTGTTGTAGTAAGCCCCCAGATCCGCCCTCTGGCGATTCAGCTTGTCCAAAGCCAAATCGATGTACCCAATCATGGAATTGGCCAGTCCAACCGTGGAGATGGAGCGTTTTCTCGCCCCGTCCACCAGGTTGAGGGCCCTGGCGCTCATCGTGCCGATATAAGCCCTCATCCTCTGGCCCTGGTTGGGTCCCACATGGAAGAACATGCTGCCGGTTTTGCTGTTGCGTCCGTACATGCCGGTAAGCATCTTCATCCTGTTGAATTCGGCGGAGGTGGTTATACGGTCCACTTCCTCGATCAACTGCGAAACCTCGACCTGGATCTGCATCCTGTCCGCGTTTGAATAAATCCCGTTGGCCGACTGCACCGCGAGCATCCGGACCCGCTGCAAAATGTCGTTGATCTGCTGGAGAGACCCTTCGGCGACCTGAATAAAAGAAAGCCCGTTCTGGGAATTCTTTTCAGCCTGGAGCAGGCCGTTGATCTGGGTGCGCATCTTTTCAGACACGGCCAGACCCGAAGCGTCGTCACCAGCCCGGTTGATACGCTCGCCCGATGCAAGCTTTTCAATGGACTTATCCATCCTTTCGGAAACCGCCTGGAGCTGCCTGTTAGCGAAAATGGCGCTCATGTTGTGATTGATTCTCATACGACTCCCTCCCTTGTTGTGTTTCGGGACGGCCGCCTGTGGTTTTTTTGGGACCGTCGCGGATTTGTCGGCCCCCGCGTCATGCGGAAACCGGATCCACCCGAACGGATCAGGGGTTTTCTCCCCGGCAATGAAGCCCGGACTGCCCATGTCCAGACGACACCGGCCGACGGAACGCTCCGTCAGCCGGTGATGCCCTCCCCCGCATCACCGGCTGACGGAGCAGCCGGGTGGAGGACAGTCTGGGAACAGCAGGAGAACGTACGAGAATCCTGGTGAGTTTTCAAAGAACCGGGAAAACGTGATTTTACGGTTTGCTTATCCAAGCAACCGTAAAATCGACTGGGGCTGCAGGTTTGCCTGCGCAAGCATCGCAGTGCCTGTATGGACAAGGATGGTGCTCCTGGTGAAGTTCACCATCTCTTCGGCCATATCGGCGTCTCTGATACGTGATTCCGCCGCCTGGGTGTTCTCATAGGCGGACATAAGGCCCTTCGCGGTCATCTCAAGCCTGTTGTAATACGCGCCGAGATCGGCGCGCTGCTTGGAAAGCCGCTGCAGCGCCATGTCCATCAGGCCTATCGCGTTGTTCGCGCCCCCGGGCGATGAGAGCGATACGACAACCTTGCCCGTGCCGTCCCTCAAGCGGAAGGACTGGGCCGTCATCGTACCGATGTAAATGCGCTCGCGCTGATTCGCGTTCGCACCCATATGCAACCACATAGACGCCTTCGGGTTCACCTTCGAAAATTCTCCGGTGAGCACCTTGAAACGGTTGAATTCCGCCTGCGACGCGATCCTGTCGACCTCGTCCACGAGCGCGGAAACCTCCACCTGAATGAGCTGACGGTCTTCGTTCGAATAGATGCCGTTCGCCGCCTGCACGGACAGCACCCTGATCCTCTGGATGATCTGGGCGGACTGATTGAGATACCCCTCGGCGGTCTGTACGAACGACATCCCGTCCTCGGTGTTCCGCTCGGCCTGCCTGAGTCCCTGGATCTGGGTCCGCATCTTCTCGGAAACAGCCAGCCCCGAAGCATCGTCTCCCGCCTTGTTGATACGAATGCCGGAGGAGAGCTTCTGCATACTCTTGTCCACGTCCCAATGCGTAAACTTCAGCGTCCTGTTCGCATTGATCGCACCCATGTTGTTGTTGATGATCATTTTACACTCCTTTGTATTTGGTTTTCCGGCTTCCCTGCCGGGCCCCGTCCCGGGCGGCGGGACGCGGCTTTTCCAGGAATAACAGACCGGCTTTACGATAACAGCCGGGATATTCCCATTCCAGGCTTATAAATGGGCGAATAAAAGACTGGAACGCAATACAAAGGAGCTTAACGATCATCAGATCATCACCATGGTGTGTAAGCCCCAGCGTTTTCAAAGAACGAACGGGAGAGTCGAAACTACTCCCTGTTCGTACCTTCGGCCCCTTCGGCATGAGAGTTTACCCGCACTGGAGTTTTATGGTGATGATTAAAGGCGTTTATATGAGATTATGGATGTTTTTCATTAGATATGACCTATACTTGTGTTTTTGTCAAAAAATGTCTTTTATTTTCATTGATCGGGTACGTTTTACCGTAAGCCCCGGCTCTGTGCAATCGCGTGTAAATTAGTTTTCGGGGGATAGTCTGTCATCACGAGCCCCTGTCTCACCGGGGCGTGGCAATCTCTTTTTCTACCGAGCTTTATTGATTAACTTCCCGCCTTTTGAGATCGCCCGCGTCGCTGCGCTCCTCGCGATGACGATTTACCCCCGGGATTTCGTCACACCCCTCGGATCATTCCATAATCCCTGTAAATATTGATTGAAATTCCCGGGAGCCTCCTGTAGCATTTGTCGTTTTGATGAATATCACCACCCCATTAAACGGTGCGTTATAAACGAAATACTCAGTTGACATACAAACGGGCATGGTTTTAACGTGGACCGTCGTTTTAACGACTCGTTACCATATATAGAACCGCTGCCGGAGATTCGTCCCGGCGTCATCCCGCGTTCGGAATCGGCGGCGCGGGTCCACGGCATCCCCGATGACCCACCGGCGGCACAGAATTATCAAAGGAGAAAGGAGTCATTGCATGAAAAGAGTCCTCGTTGTTTTTCTCGCTCTCGTGGCGGTGTTGTACCTGGCGCCCGCGGCCGTATCGATCGGCCTGGCGGCGGGGCATGGCGCCGCGGGTGTTGAAAACCCCGGCGCCCATGCGACTGCCGCCCCGGAGGTGGCCGCCGCGCACGAAAGCAATTTAGGTAAAGATCTCCCGCTCTGGTCGGCCCTGCCCTTTGCCGGAATCCTGCTTTCCATAGCCCTCTTCCCGCTCGTAGCGCCGCATTTCTGGCACCGTCACTTTCCAAAGATTTCGGCGGCATGGGCTCTTGCGTTCGCCGTGCCCTTCGTCTTCGTTTACAGGGGCGACGCGATGTACGAGATCCTTCACATCTACATCGCCGACTACATACCCTTCATCATCCTTTTGTGGTCGCTCTTCGTCATATCGGGGGGCATCTACGTGAAGGGCACGCTCAAGGGAAGCCCGGCCGTCAACGCGCTCATCATCCTGATCGGCACCGCGCTCGCGTCCTGGATCGGCACCACCGGCGCGTCGATGCTCCTCATCAGGCCGATCATACGCTCGAACATGTGGAGAAAGCACAAGGCGCATACCATCGTGTTTTTCATCTTTCTGGTCAGCAACATCGGCGGCACCCTCACACCTCTGGGCGACCCCCCGCTCTTCCTCGGCTTTCTGCAAGGGGTCCCCTTCTTCTGGACCTTCAAGATACTGCCCGAGATGCTCGTTATTGTGACCATTCTGATGGCGGTCTACTTCGCGATGGATTCTTACTTGTATAAGAAAGAGGACAAATCCGCGATGACCACCGAGAAAGAGGCCATCAGCATTGAAGGCGGAATAAACTTCCTTTTCCTCGCCGGCGTAATCGGCGGCGTACTGTTCAGCGGCGTCTACCAGGCGAAGCTCGGCCAAGTTAACATCCTCGGGGTGCACCAGAGCATTGCCAACCTCATCAAGGACTTCATCCTCGTGCTCATGGCATTTCTCTCTCTCTGGATAACGAAAAAAGCGGTCCGCTCCGCTAACGAGTTCAGCTGGTTCCCGATCAAGGAGGTCGCCTATCTCTTCGCCGGCATATTCATGACGATCATCCCGGCGCTCGCCATCCTCAAGGCTGGCGAACAGGGCGCGCTCGCATGGCTGACAAAGGCAGTGGAAACTCCCGCTCATTATTTCTGGGCGACCGGCATTCTGTCGAGCTTCCTCGACAACGCCCCGACCTACCTTTCCTTCTTTAACAGCCTGCTCGGCAAGTTCTATCCGGGCATGCCGGAGGCGGTCGCCGTTTCGAAACTTGTCGTAGAGCAGGTACCCTATCTGGCGGCGGTTTCGTCAGCCGCGGTCTTCATGGGGGCCAACACCTATATCGGAAACGCGCCCAACTTCATGGTCAAGGCGATCGCGGAAGAGTCGGGAATAGCCATGCCGAGCTTCTTCGGTTACATGTTCAAGTATTCGATTCCGGTACTGATTCCGATTTTCATCTTACTCACACTGCTGTTTTTCTGACGCCTTTATTATTCGGCGCCGCCGCCCATTCGCGGCGGTCCCGATAATTCGCAATGATCAATGATGCAAAGGAGAACACTCATGGCAAAACAATACAGCGAGGTGGTCTTTGAGGGCCATCACGGCATTATTCGCGGGTTTATCGAGGGATTCGTCGCCGGAAGCGGAAAGGAGGCCTCGTTCTTTTTCAGCGACAGGGTCGGCGTAAAGGCTGAAACGATGTCGGATATTCTGAAGGAATGGATCAGCCTGAGCAACAAGATTCACCATATTGTGATGGAGTCGGACCTCCTCGAAAAGATCCGAAAGTCCGTCGAGCGGCTCAACGACAGCGAAAGCCTCAACAAAGGTTCCATCAAATCGGTAAAGCCGATAAAAGCGGCGTCGTTCAGGCTCAAGTTCATCACCTACGGCAGGAAATACGGCGAGGACATCAAAAAACTCCTCGAAAAACTTCCGGGAGGCCTTTCATTGAAGGATTACTCGCCGGTAGAAAAGGTCGACAAGGACGCAAAGGGCGTCGAGCGCTATTCCCCCGTTCACGAATACACCTTTGAGGGAACGGGAGTCATCTCCGGCCCTGTCGATGAGGTGATCGCATTCCGCAAGGTGCTGGATGACCATCCTCTCGTCGATGTCACCGTGATAGATCTGGAGTTCTGAGTGCGCCCCGACCGCCCGCGATCCATCGCGGGCGGCGTTTTCCCGCCGCCGGGCTCGGAAGGGCCTTCGCTTTATTTCCCGATACGGTCGCGTTGAATTACTCCGGTGCGGGGGCCGCCCCGGCCGGGTATTCAGGCTTTCTTCCGCGACAATCTCCGCAGTTCATCTGCGAGCAGCGCCGCCGGACGCGAGAGGGTTTTTCCATGCCGGTATACGAGGAAAATATCGCGCCGTATGGTGAAGCCCTTGATCTTCAGGATTTTCAGCTTTTCGGAAATCATCACCGCGGGGAGCGCGAGGCGGGAGATAAAACCGACACCGAGACCGGCCGCGACGGCCTCGCGCACGCCTTCCGAGGCGGTGCATTCCAGCGCAACCGGAAGGTCGGCCGGAGAAACGCCGCGTTATATGAGCGCGGGAAGTACATAGGCGGAAGGGATGATGCTGGAAGCAACGACCGTCACCCCCGCCGCGACCGCGTCCGATATCTCCTTTCGAAGCGGCCCGATTTCATCGAAATGCCTCTCGCAGAAAGTCTTGAATATCCCGCCCTGCGGGGTGAGCGCGAGTACCCTGCTGCTTCGCCGTATGAGTTCGATGCCGGGCGTCTCCTCGAGCGCGGAGACGCGGTTGCTCATGGCCGCCTGTCCCACCCTGAGCGCGCGCGACGCGAGCGTAAAGCTGCGGTGTTCAACAACGACCAGAATTGGCGGAGCTGTTTGAGGTCGAAATTGAGCTTTTTCATGGCAGTGTATTTCCATCCGTATATGTTCCATGCCGGCATATCAATTTTTGATTATCGAGTCGCGGGCTCTTACAGCGCTTCCTTAATCCCCGCAGAAAGACCTCAGGATCAGGCACGCTGCATATACATGTCATTGTCCCCCTTTGGGGATATGGGGGGCCGTCTTGCGGGGGATATCTCCGCCACCACACAAATTATTCTAAAACGACTTGCGGCAATTCCCCGATCATGATATTAAGGCATCAGACGGCCGCCGGCCGCATCGACCGAACCAACAGGAAGAGCACCCATGAGTATTAAGACGAAAGTGGCAGTCGCGGGGATCATTACGACCACCGTACTGCTCTTCGCGTATGTATCGCTTCGCTCGGGGACCATTGAAGGCGAGTACGTTAAAACCCTGGTGGCGCAGAGCGACCGCATAGCGATCGCATTCGCCGGCTTCGAAAAGGAAAAAGCCCGCGCCGCCCGCAACCTCAACCGGTTCCTGGCGGAGACCAACCGCGAACACGCAAACGTAGCCCTTCTCGCCGTGGCCGACGACTCGAACAGGGTGCTCGCCGGCGGGAAAAGCGACCGCTACATAGGCGACCGAAACCTCTTCGACGAAATAACCGGCGCCTTCACCCGTGGAGATTTCGTTCACCGGAAAAGCGCCGGCTACACGGTGCGATACTTCGAGCAGACGAAGTTCTATATATTCGTAAAGGAAACACCGTCGGGCAGGCTTCTTATCGCCTTTCCGTATAAACTGCGCGGCAAACTCATGGTGAAGCTTCTCCTCGAGATCGCGCTCATCGTCATCCTCGCGGTGGTGTTCACCACGGCGCTGTATCTTTATCTTGTGCGGCGCGAGGGGCCCGCTTTCCGGCCCCGGGCGGAGGCCGCGCGGCACGCGGCGGATACACCTGCCGGTAAAAGGCCCGAAACGGTCGAAAGCCCCGGCCCTGGCGGTCCCGCGGCCGAGTCCCTGGCCGCCATCTCATCGCGCTATGCCGATGCGGTCGTATCGCTTTACATTATAAATGAATCGATGTCCTCTCTCGAGAAGCACCTCGAATTTGCCGGCGGTTCGCATTCGCCCATCGGAGCGGCCGTGGACGCCATCGACGCCACCGACGAAATCGGAGAGGAGCTGAAACTGGACTCGACGCTGGTGCTCAACCGCAGCAGGAAGCTCATCATTCCACTCATGCATCGTGGCGCCCTTGTGGGCGCCGTAAGCGTTTCGCGCGATAAAGGCTTTTCGGGAGCGGAAACGGCCGACCTGAAAAAACGCTCGATCGATCTGTCCCGCGCCATCGGGGCCGGGCTCGCGCGCTGAACGATTACGCGCGCTACCTGTAGCGCGCGTAATCGATCTCGAGGCTGTGTATGGTATAGGTGAGGATGCGCTTGGTGGTGCCGAGCATTTCGGCGGCCCTGGTTATATTTCCCCGCGACATCTTGAGGTGGTCGATGATGATCTCCCTGCGGTATCGGTCGACCATATCCTCGAGCGTTACCGGCGCGGCGGGCGGACTGGCCATCTGGAGCGACGGCGGGAGGTGATAGCTTCGGATAACGTCCTCTCCGCTCATGATCACGGCGCGCTCGACGCAGTTCTCGAGCTCGCGCACGTTTCCCGGCCAGTGGTACGCGGCAAGCATGTCGATGGCCTCGCTGCTTATCCTCCCGATCGTCTTTCCGTGCCCGCGCGAAAAGCGCTCCAGAAAATGGTCGGCCAGCAGGATGACGTCGGCCTTGCGTTCGCGCAGCGGCGGAACGTAAAGCGGGAACACGTTCAACCGGTAATACAGGTCCTCTCGAAACTCGCCCCGGGCCATCTTCTCCTCGAGGTTGCGGTGAGTGGCCGCGATGATGCGCACGTCGAGGGGAATGGTCTTCTCGCCGCCGAGGCGCTCAATGCTCTTTTCCTGGATGGCGCGTAAAAGCTTCACCTGGAGATGCCGGGCCAGGTCGCCGATCTCGTCGAGAAAGATGGTGCCGCCATGGGCGAGCTCGAAGCGCCCCTTCTTGAGCGCGGCTGCGCCGGTAAAGGCCCCCTTTTCGTGGCCGAAGAGCTCGCTTTCGATCAGGCTTTCGGGGAGAGCCGCGACGTTGATGCGCACGTACGGCCCTTTCTTCCTCGGGCTGTTTTCGTGTATGGCGTTGGCGACGAGCTCCTTGCCGGTGCCGCTTTCTCCGCAAACCAGTACCGTCGAGGCCGTCGGCGCAACCATCAATATCTTTTCGCAGAGCTCGTGCATCGCCGCCGAGTTGCCGATGATGTTCGCCGGACGCCTCCGCTCCGACAGCCTGAGCTCGAGGAGCTTATTTTCCTGCTCCAGCTGGGATTCGCGCCGGCGCAGCTCGCCGCGGCTGCGAACGGCGTGCGCGATCATGATGGCCGTGGTGGTAAGCACGCTCAGGTCGCGAGCGAAGGACGGATCGTCCCCGGGCGTCTTGTCGATGGAAATGGTGCCCACCGTGTCTACGTCGATTTTAATCGGTACGCATATGAACGCCATGGAGTCCGAATCGCCCGGAGTTCGCGCGAGCGTCCTGTTAAGAAAGAGCGGCTCATTTCCTATTGACGGAACCACGATCGGTTCGCCAGTGGCGACCACCCTGCCGGTGATCCCCTCACCCGGTTTGTACACGCCCCTTCGTATCTCCTCGTCGGAATAGCCGACCGAGGCGTCGACGAAAATGTCGTCGGTTGTACGGTCGCGGATGCTGATCATGCCGCGCCGGACTGAAAGGTGCGCGCGAAGAAGCCCGAGTACTCCGTCGAGGAGGTCCTCTATCCGGGTAAACGAGGTGAATATCCTTCCCATCTGGTAAAGGAAGCGGGTTTCGGCGGCCGGCCCGTTTGATACGGGCGTAGTGGCGAGGACGTGATTTTCCATTTAAAAAGCCTCCGTCCGGCACTCAATCATCAGCGCTGGCCGGGCACGGAACCAGTATACACCGAATACGATTACCGGACCGTACTCTTTTTCATTGAATGGGCCCGTATGACCGCAATTTTACATGGACGTAAAATACCAAACGCGACGAGATGAGCCGGATTGTGACGGCCGGCCCGGCAACCACGCCCCCTGACCCCGCTCTTTGATACGAAAGGGCGGGGTAATCCCGGCATCGGAATCATTGCCAAATCCCTCGTCTCTTTTCCGAAGAGATGGGCGGGGTCGGGTCGTTCG contains:
- a CDS encoding flagellar protein FlaG, which gives rise to MDINRVMPVNTGQTKIAGLKEQAGQAHNKVREDDGGSPPLSRENADSLASMLNSATRSMDRKIAFSVDDDTQRIVMKIQDSRTNETVREIPPRELRQLLKHMHDFIGMFVDESR
- a CDS encoding flagellin, with the protein product MRINHNMSAIFANRQLQAVSERMDKSIEKLASGERINRAGDDASGLAVSEKMRTQINGLLQAEKNSQNGLSFIQVAEGSLQQINDILQRVRMLAVQSANGIYSNADRMQIQVEVSQLIEEVDRITTSAEFNRMKMLTGMYGRNSKTGSMFFHVGPNQGQRMRAYIGTMSARALNLVDGARKRSISTVGLANSMIGYIDLALDKLNRQRADLGAYYNRMENTISALSRNYENMLAADSRIRDADMASEMVEFTKNQILVKSGTAMLAQANQKPQLILQLLQ
- a CDS encoding flagellin → MIINNNMGAINANRTLKFTHWDVDKSMQKLSSGIRINKAGDDASGLAVSEKMRTQIQGLRQAERNTEDGMSFVQTAEGYLNQSAQIIQRIRVLSVQAANGIYSNEDRQLIQVEVSALVDEVDRIASQAEFNRFKVLTGEFSKVNPKASMWLHMGANANQRERIYIGTMTAQSFRLRDGTGKVVVSLSSPGGANNAIGLMDMALQRLSKQRADLGAYYNRLEMTAKGLMSAYENTQAAESRIRDADMAEEMVNFTRSTILVHTGTAMLAQANLQPQSILRLLG
- a CDS encoding sodium:proton antiporter; translation: MKRVLVVFLALVAVLYLAPAAVSIGLAAGHGAAGVENPGAHATAAPEVAAAHESNLGKDLPLWSALPFAGILLSIALFPLVAPHFWHRHFPKISAAWALAFAVPFVFVYRGDAMYEILHIYIADYIPFIILLWSLFVISGGIYVKGTLKGSPAVNALIILIGTALASWIGTTGASMLLIRPIIRSNMWRKHKAHTIVFFIFLVSNIGGTLTPLGDPPLFLGFLQGVPFFWTFKILPEMLVIVTILMAVYFAMDSYLYKKEDKSAMTTEKEAISIEGGINFLFLAGVIGGVLFSGVYQAKLGQVNILGVHQSIANLIKDFILVLMAFLSLWITKKAVRSANEFSWFPIKEVAYLFAGIFMTIIPALAILKAGEQGALAWLTKAVETPAHYFWATGILSSFLDNAPTYLSFFNSLLGKFYPGMPEAVAVSKLVVEQVPYLAAVSSAAVFMGANTYIGNAPNFMVKAIAEESGIAMPSFFGYMFKYSIPVLIPIFILLTLLFF
- a CDS encoding LysR substrate-binding domain-containing protein; its protein translation is MECTASEGVREAVAAGLGVGFISRLALPAVMISEKLKILKIKGFTIRRDIFLVYRHGKTLSRPAALLADELRRLSRKKA
- a CDS encoding LysR family transcriptional regulator, encoding MEHIRMEIHCHEKAQFRPQTAPPILVVVEHRSFTLASRALRVGQAAMSNRVSALEETPGIELIRRSSRVLALTPQGGIFKTFCERHFDEIGPLRKEISDAVAAGVTVVASSIIPSAYVLPALI
- a CDS encoding sigma 54-interacting transcriptional regulator, translating into MENHVLATTPVSNGPAAETRFLYQMGRIFTSFTRIEDLLDGVLGLLRAHLSVRRGMISIRDRTTDDIFVDASVGYSDEEIRRGVYKPGEGITGRVVATGEPIVVPSIGNEPLFLNRTLARTPGDSDSMAFICVPIKIDVDTVGTISIDKTPGDDPSFARDLSVLTTTAIMIAHAVRSRGELRRRESQLEQENKLLELRLSERRRPANIIGNSAAMHELCEKILMVAPTASTVLVCGESGTGKELVANAIHENSPRKKGPYVRINVAALPESLIESELFGHEKGAFTGAAALKKGRFELAHGGTIFLDEIGDLARHLQVKLLRAIQEKSIERLGGEKTIPLDVRIIAATHRNLEEKMARGEFREDLYYRLNVFPLYVPPLRERKADVILLADHFLERFSRGHGKTIGRISSEAIDMLAAYHWPGNVRELENCVERAVIMSGEDVIRSYHLPPSLQMASPPAAPVTLEDMVDRYRREIIIDHLKMSRGNITRAAEMLGTTKRILTYTIHSLEIDYARYR